The Mesorhizobium sp. AR10 genome includes the window ATTTCGGACGTCTGCCTGCTTGTCGAGAATATCGAGCGGACGGTGGAGTTCTATGTCGACAAGCTCGGCTTCCGCCTGCGCCGGCGCGCCGAAGGTTTCGCCGACTTCCATGGCGAGGGCGTGACGCTTGCCGCCTGGGAGATCGAGCACATCAGCCAGCACACCGGCGTCTCGAAGCTGCGTTCGCCGCGCCATGCGCACAAGGTCTGCGTCGCGGTCAAGCTCGACGCGCCCGGCGAGATCGACCGCCTCTACTCCGATCTGACAGCAAAGGGCGTGCCCTTCCACGGCCCGCCCGAGGATTATGTCTGGAATGCACGCTGCGCGTATTTCACCGACCCGGACGACACGCTTTGGGAACTCTACGCCTGGCTCGACGGCGACCCTGGCGACTACCACGACGAACAGCCGTAGACGACACCGCGCCAAGAGAACGGCGCGCAATGAAGAGACGAGAAAGTCTTGCAACAGGAGCGAAAAATGAGTGGGAACGAACATTACGACATGAACCGCCGCAGTTTCATCAAATCCGGTATCGCGGCCGTTGCCGCCGCTTCAGCCGGAATGCAACTGGTGCTGACCCCGGGCGCCAAGGCAGCCGGAAAGGTCGTCATCCAGTATGACTGGCTGATGTCGAACGGACAGATCGGCGATATCGCCGCCGTCGCCAACGGCTACTTCAGGGATGCCGGGCTCGAAGTGGAATTCAGCCCGGGCGGACCCAACGCCGCGACGGTGCCGCCGGTAATCTCCGGCGCGGCACAGCTCGGCCAGTTTTCCGAAACGCCGCAGCTTTTTGCGGCACGCGCCAGCGGCGTTCCGGTCAAGATCATCGCCTGCGGCTTCCGCACCGGCCCCTATGCCTTCACCTCCAAGCCGGCCAAGCCGATCCGCGGCGTCGCCGACCTCAAGGGCAAGAAGATCGGCATCCAGCCGACGGCGCGCTTCGTCATCGACGAGATCCTGGCCAAGAACGGCATCGACCCGTCCGAGGTCACCGTCGTCAATGTCGGCTTCGACAAGGCGCCGCTGGTGCGCGGCGACGTCGACGCCATCGGTGGCTGGATCACCAACACGCAGGCGCTCAGCGTCGTCGGCGATGACCGCATCGACCTTCTGGTGCGCGATCTCGGCTTGAATTCCTACGCGGATGTCTATTTCGCCACCGACGCCGCGATCGAAAAGGATCCGGACACACTGGCGAAGTTCATCGGCGCCGTCGCCAAGGGCTGGGGCTGGGTGCACGCCAATCCGCAGGAAGCGGTGAAGAAGATGGTCGCCGCCTATCCGGAAATGGACCTCGGCTGGGAAGAAAAGACCGTCAATCTGGTGTTGAAGCTCTCCTTCGACGCGGCGACCGCCAAGGACGGCTGGGGGACGTTCGACCCCGCCTCGATCGAGGAACAATTGGCGCTGCTAGACAAGGTCGGGCAATACCCCAACGGCCGGCCGGCGGCGGCTGATGTCTACACCACCAAGATCCTCGAACTCTCGGCCGCCGATCGGCCGAAGCTCGACGCACCCGCCGCCTGATGGCGAACGCGATCGAAACCCGCGGACTGGATGTCGGCTATGGCGGCCGCCAGGCGGCGGTGAAGGTACTCTCCGGTCTCGATCTCAACGTCGAGGCCAGATCCTTCCTGTCGATCCTCGGACCTTCCGGCTGCGGCAAGTCGACCTTGCTCAGGGTGATTGCCGACCTGCTCGACCCGCTCGGCGGCACCATCAATGTGCTTGGCGATACGCCGCACGCGGTGCGCTCGCGCCGCGATGTCGGTTTTGTCTTCCAGGACTCGACGCTGCTGCCGTGGCGCACTGTCCGCGACAATGTCCGCCTGCCGCTTGGCGTCGGGCAAGGCAGCCTGACCCGCAGCATAGAAGACCGCAGCGACGAGCTGCTTGACCTGATGGGGCTTGCCGGGTTCGGCGAACGCCTACCACACCAATTGTCGGGCGGCCAGCGGCAGCGCGTTGCGATCGCCCGGGCGTTGCTCGGACAACCGAAGCTGCTGCTCATGGATGAACCGTTCGGGGCCCTCGACGAGATCACCCGCGATCGCCTCAACGACGAGCTTCTCAATCTGTGGCGGCGCACCGGCACCACGATCCTCTTCGTCACCCATTCGATCGCCGAAGCCGCCTATCTCGGCGAAAGGGTTATCGTTCTCGCCGCCAACCCGGGGCGGGTGGTGAAGGATATGGACATGCGGCCGCTCAAGCAGGACGGCAACCGCTGCTCGCGCGAATCCCCGGCGATCGTCGCCGCCATGGCCGAACTGCGAACCGCGCTGGAGCATGCGTCGTGAGGCCTGCGCCACTGACTCCGCAGCTTGCCGTCGCCCTGCCCATTTTCGGCGCGGCGTCGATCCTTCTCACCTGGCAATATTTGCTGCCCCTTCTCGGCGTCCCCGCCTATATCGTGCCGACGCCGACGGCGATATTCGGCGTCTTCCAGAAGAGCCTTCCGCTGTTTCTCGGCAACCTCTGGCCGACGCTGATCGAGGCGCTGGCCGGTTTCGTCATCGGCAATCTCGCCGGCGTGCTGCTGGCGGTGCTGTTCGTGCACAGCCGCATTCTTCAGGCTGCCTATTTTCCGATCGTGCTGTTTTTCAACACGATCCCGATCCTGGCGCTGTCGCCGATCATCATCCTGATTTTCGGGCTTGGCATGACGCCCAAGATCGTCATCGCGGCGGTGATCTGCTTCTTCCCGACGCTGGTGAACATGATCCGCGGGCTGGATTCGGCCAGCGACAACGAGCACGAGCTGTTCCGGGTGCTGTCGGCGACGCGCTGGGAGATCTTCTGGAGCCTGCGCCTGCCGCGCGCCTTGCCAATGCTGTTCTCCTCCCTCAGGATCGCATCGGCGACGGCGGTGATCGGCGCCATCGTCGGCGAATGGATCGGCTCGGACAAGGGTCTCGGCGCACTCATCATCCAGGCGAGCTTCAACTATCAGTCGGACCGGCTTTACGCGGCGATCGTGCTGTCGTCATCGCTGTCGATCGCGCTGTTCGCAATCGTCGTCCTCGTTGAACGCCGTGTCATAAAATACTGAATCAACCCGATTTCTGCCTTTCCAGCGCAGGTTGCGCCTGTCTGATTTCCCAAAGATCATGCAGCGCTTGCCATGATTCGCTTCAAGACCTGCAACCATGGCATTCATCGCGCATTTAACTGGGATGCTGTAAGATTTTGCCTGAATCAAACGGGAGACAAATCGTGTCAAAAACCTCCAATGGCTTGATCCGGATGGCGTTCACATCCATTTGCCTGGGCGGCTTGGTCTCGGCCGCCTCCGCTCTCTTCCCCGCAACGGCTTCGGCCCAGCGGCTGCAGCGGTGCGCCGATGAAGGTGGCACATGCCGCCTGCGCTACCCCGCGGAAGTCGTCTATGGCTCGCAGGGTCGGACCACGTCGCGCTTCTTCGAGCGCCGTTCCGTGTCCTGTTCAAATCGCGTCTTTGGCGATCCCGCCCCCGGCCGTAAAAAGTCGTGCTATATCGTGGCGCGCGGCGGCAGCGACTATGGCGACGGCGACTATGGCGACGATGGGGGCGGAGGCCGCGGCGGATGGGTTGCCTGCGCCAACGAAAACGATTTCTGCGATTTCTATGGCCGCAAGGTGGTCCGGTACGGAGCGCGCGGCCGGTTCACGCAAGACGTGTTCAGGGGCGGCGTCCAATGCAGCAACGACACGTTTGGCGACGACCCCGCACCTGGTGCTCGCAAGCGCTGCTATATCCGGCAATAGCCGTCATATCCGGGAGATGGTGCGATCTCTGCTCATTTTAATCGCGCCCTCAACCCACCTTCCGATGCATGTGCCCATGGCCTGCGGCCCTGAGGTCCAGTGAACCGCCAATTGACGCTGCGGTACCAGACAATCGCGCTTGCGATCGTCCCGCTGATGATCGCGATCCTGGCGATCACCACGTTCTTCAAGCTTCAAGCCAGCCCGAAGCGGTCCACCGCCCGCATGATGCCGCGCAGTTCGGCCAGGCCCTTGAGGCGGCCGATCAGCGAATAGCCGGGGTTGATCCTGGTCTTGCCGATGTCGTCGGCCAGCAGATGGCCATGGTCCGGACGCATCGGGATGCGCCAGTCTGGCCGACCCTCCCGGCGGCGTCGCCCCTCTTCCTTCATCAGCGCCAGGATCACCGACGCCATGTCGGTGGAGCCTTCCAGATGTTCGGCCTCGAAGAACGAGCCGTCGTCTTCGCGCGTCACATTGCGCAGATGCGCGAAATGGATTTTTGGCGCGAATTCCTCGATCATCGCGACAAGGTCGTTGTCGGCGCGCACGCCGTAGGAACCGGTGCAGAATGTCAGGCCGTTCGCCGGACTGTCGACCGTCTCCAGGATGAAGCGTGCGTCTTCGGCGGTGGAGACGACTCGCGGCAGCCCGAACAGCGAGAAAGGCGGATCATCGGGGTGGATGCACATGCGCGCGCCCACCTCCTCGGCAACCGGAATGATTTCCTTCAGAAACCATGCCAGGTTCGCGCGCAGTTCCACCGGGCCGATTGTGTCGTAGTCAGCAAGCGCCTCGCGCATCGTGTCGCGGTTGTACTTGCGTTCGGTGGCCGGCAGGCCGGCAATGAGGTTGCGCTCGATCTTGTCGATCTGCTCGTCGCTCAAGGCCTTCAGTCGCGCTTCTGCTTCCGCGACTCGCGCCGGGCTGTAGCTTGCCTCGGCATCCCGGCGTTTCAGCACGAACAAGTCATAGGCAGCGAAGTCGATCGCATCGAAGCGCAAGGCATAGCCGGTCGTCGGCAGCCGGAAGGCGAGATCGGTGCGGGTCCAGTCGACCACCGGCATGAAATTGTAGCAGATGGTCGAAATGCCAGCCTTGGCCAGGGCGCGAATGGTGTCCCTGTAGAAGCCTGCGTAGCGCTGCCGCTCCGTCGAGCCGATCTTGATCGAATTGTGGACGGGGATGCTCTCCACCACCGACCAAGTCAGCCCCGCGGCCTCGATGATGCGCTTGCGTTCAAGGATGTCGGCCAAAGGCCAGGCGCGGCCATCGTAGATGTTGTGCAGGGCCGATACGATGCCCGTCGCCGCGGCCTGTCTGACATGGTCCAGCGTGACCGGATCGTCAGGTCCGTACCAGCGCCAACATTGTTCCATAATGGTCCCTTCCGCAGCGAAGCCAAAACCGTATTGTTGGACCATAGTCGGAGTCAAATCTTCGACAATCCCGGCGGCGAATGGCGGAGTTTGAGCAATGAAGGATTTCGACGGCAAGATTGCCCTGGTGACGGGAACGACCGGGATCGGCCTGGCAAGCGCCAGACGCCTGGCGGCGGGCGGTGCTGCGATCATCGCCTGCGGTATCGACGCCAACGCAAACGCGGCGATGCAAGCAGAACTCGATCGCTCGGGCGCAAGGGCGCTGGTGGTGACAGCGGACGTTTCCGTGCCGGATCAGGTTGCGGAGGCGATCGCTGCCGGGGTCGAGCGGTTCGGCGGGCTGGACGTCATCGTCAACTCGGCTGCCGTGCATCCCTACGGCACGGCAACCAGCACGGATTTCGAAACCTGGAACCGGGCGATGTCCGTGAATGTCGGCTCTATCTATCTGACCGCTCATTTCGGCATTCCCGAAATGATCAAACGGGGCGGCGGCGCTATCGTCAACCTGGCTTCGGTACAGGGCCACGCTTGCCAGCAGAACGTCGCCGCCTATGCAACGACAAAGGGAGCGATCCATACGTTGACGCGCTCGCTGGCGCTCGACTACGCCCGCCACGGAATCCGCGTGAATTCGGTGAGCCCGGGATCGATCCGCACGCCAATCCTGGAAAAGGCGGCGCGCGGCGACAGCGGCACCGACGCCGATATCGAAGCCGCCTACAAACGCTTCGGCGAAGCGCACCCGCTTGGCCGCATCGGCGAGCCGGAAGAAGTGGCTGAACTCATCGCGTTTCTTTGCTCGTCCAAAGCGGGCTTCTGCACCGGCGCCGACTACAAGATCGATGGCGGCCTGACCGCCGGCATCGGGGTCAAGTAAAGGCGCAGGCCAACAGGCGCCACGGGTGTGCCAATCATTTCCACGGCTGGCTGACGGTCGGATGGTGGGCGATGACGGGCTCGAACCGCCGACATCTTCGGTGTAAACGAAGCGCTCTACCAACTGAGCTAATCGCCCGCTCCGGGCCGGACCTTTAAGCGGTCAGGACAGGCTTCGCAAGGCCAAATGAACAGCCAACACGCTCTGCGCCAGCCGGTTTTGGCAACAAAGTTCGGTCTGTCAAAAAACCTTCTCCTGTTTGCTGTTATGCTGTCGTGGTCCGCTTGACACCCGGTGGCGAACCCCTTATCCACCGCCCCAACGACGAACACGGCTGACACGTGCTCGTCTATGCGCGGGTGTAGCTCAGTTGGTTAGAGTGCCGGCCTGTCACGCCGGAGGTCGCGGGTTCGAGCCCCGTCACTCGCGCCATTTCTCCCAGAGGTCATGGCCTTTGGTTCGGAGAAATGTCGACGTTGATGTCAAAAATATCTCCTTGAATGCGTTAACTCAGATCGGTTGCCTTCAGATCCGAGTTTGATTTCTGATGGATCAAGCTAGGAGCCTTTGCTTCCGGATCCGGCCAGAAGACAAGAACCCCTCGGACGAGAGCCACCGAAAGGTCTGGTCCTGCAGCCACGGCATCAAGCCTTGGCGAGCAGCGCCTCGACCTCTTGCAGCGTCGGCATCGACGGCGCGGTGCCCGGCCGGGTCACTGAAATGCCGGCAACGGCGCAGGCGAAGCGCATGGCCTGCAGCGGTTCCACGCCTCTCGCAAGTGCTGCAGCCAACCCGCCATTGAAGGCGTCGCCCGCCCCTGTCGTCTCGACCACCGGGCCGGCATTGACCACGGGAACATGGTCAGAACGGCTGGCCGTGTGCAGCAGCGCGCCCTTTTCGCCAAGCGTCACGATGACAGCGCCGACGCCTTTTCCAAGGAGGCTATCGGCGGCTCGGCGCGCATCGTCGATCGAGGAAACCTTGATGCCGGTCAGTTCCTCGGCCTCGGTCTCGTTGGGCGTGACATAGTCGCAAAGCGTGTAGATGCGATCCGGAAGCTTTGCCGCCGGCGCCGGGTTGAGGATGGTGGTGACCCCTGCCCCGCGCGCAATCTCCAGCGCCCGCAGCGCTGCGTCGATCGGCTGTTCCAGCTGGGTGACGAAGACACCGGCCGAGCCGATCAGGCCGGCGTGGGCGTCGATGTCGGCAGGCGAAATCAGCATGGCGGCACCGGGACTGACGATGATGGCGTTATTCCCGGTCGTCTCCTCGATAAAGATATAGGCCGCACCGGTGTAGCTTTCCGGCGTGTCGATGACGGCGCTCTTCACGCCGGCTTTCGACCAGGTCTGCCTCGCCATATCGGCGAAGGGATCGACGCCAAGGCGGGTCAGGAAGGTGATGTCGGCGCCAAGCCGGCCTGCCGCGACCGCCTGGTTCGAGCCCTTGCCGCCCGGGCCAAGCGTGAAGGATGTGCCAAGGATGGTCTCGCCCATGCGCGGCTGGCGGGCGGCGCGATAGGCAGTGTCGGCGACAAACACCCCGAGGATGACGACAGGCTTGCCGGCTGCCATTTCCCTACTCCGCGTCCGGCGGAACGACGCCCTTGCGGAAGGCAAAGCAGCCATAGAAGCGGCGCTCGCCTGTCTGGATGACGCAATAGGCCTTCTTGGCGCGTTCGTAGAAGGCATAGCGCTCGACCGAGATCATCGGCCAGGCCTTACCCTCGGCCGCGTCGATCTGCTTTTGGACTTCCTTCTGCACAGGCGGGATTTCATCTGGATTGCCGACGATCTCCATGCGGGCGGCTGCGTCGTCGACGAAGCTGTCCAGCGGATAGAGCGACAGCACCGCCTTGACCACGTCCGCCGCCGGCGCATCGATGTGCAGCAGCTTGCCGAGCACGGTCTGGCGCGCCACCGAATCGGCGGGGAAATTGGTGTCGGCGATGATCAGGTCGTCGCCGTGGCCCATCGCCCGCAGTGCCTGAAGCACATCGGCATTGAGCAACGGGTTGATCCCTTTGAGCATGTATTCCTCCCGGAAAAGTTTGCTTGGGCGAAAATCAGAGCCGGTTGCCGGTCTCTGCGTCGAAGAGGTGGACCTGGTCAAGCCTGGGTTTCAGGTGCAGCGTGTCGCCCGGCTTGAAGTCGTGGCGCTCGCGAAACAGCGCCACCATCTCGCCTTCGCCGAAGCGCAGGAAGACCAGCGTTTCGGAACCGGTCGGCTCGACCACAGAAATCTTCGCCGGCACGCCGTCGGGGTGGATTTCGAGATGCTCGGGCCGCACGCCATAAACGACGTTGCGCCCGTCCTCCACCTTGCTGTTGGCAGCAATCGGGAACGGCGTTCCGGCAATCTCGACAACCGGCTTGTCGCCCTTGCGAACGACACCTTTGAGCAGGTTCATTGACGGCGAGCCGATGAAGCCGGCAACGAACAGGTTGGCCGGCCGGTCGAACAGTTCGAGCGGCGCGCCGACCTGCTCGATGCGGCCATCGCGCATGACGACGATCTTGTCGGCCATGGTCATGGCCTCGATCTGGTCGTGGGTGACGTAGATGGTGGTGGTCTTCAGCCGCTGGTGCAGTTCCTTGATCTCGGTGCGCATCTGCACGCGCAGCTTCGCGTCGAGGTTGGAGAGCGGTTCATCGAACAGGAACACCTGCGGATTGCGCACGATGGCGCGGCCCATGGCGACACGCTGGCGCTGGCCACCCGAGAGCTGGCGCGGATAGCGTTTGAGATAGGGGGCGAGGTCGAGAATATCGGCGGCGCGCTTGACCCGCTCTGCGACGACCGCCGGATCGGTCTTCCGCAGCTTGAGCGCAAAGGCCATGTTCTGCTCCACCGTCTTGTGCGGATAGAGCGCGTAGTTCTGGAACACCATGGCGATGTCGCGCTTGGCCGGCGGCAAATGGTTGACGACGCGGTCGCCGATGGCGATCGTGCCGCCGGAAACGGTTTCCAGCCCCGCCACCATCCTGAGCAGCGTGGACTTGCCGCAACCCGAAGGGCCGACCAGCACCACGAACTGCCCGTCGGCGATATCGACGCTGACATCGTGCAGGACCTTGACGGTTCCGAACGCCTTGGCCACATTGCTGATCGCGACTTGAGCCATCACTCCCCCTATCGTCGCCGTGAAGCTAACCAACGCAAACGGCGAGGGCAAGTCAGTCTCTTATAGATAAAAACCCAATCTCGTTGACACGGCACTTGGTTGTGAGAATAGTGGCAGGCGTCAGGGTCTTGGCCCTAATCGAAGCGCTTGCGCGAGAGGGAACTTAGGCCTGCTATTTCCGGGAGTCGCGTCGTTGGGGAACACCGTTAGCGCTCCACTATCCGAAACTGTCACCATTGATCTTCTGGGAGGAACGAGATGAGAGTCAGCCTTTTCAACCAACTCATGCGCGCGGGTGCCACCCGCCGCGATATACTGAAGGGAGCGGCCAGCATGGCCGCGCTCTCGGCGGCATCCGGCGCCGGTCTTGGCGCATTGACGCGCCCGGCATCCGCCGCC containing:
- a CDS encoding VOC family protein, producing MSIGTAYRISDVCLLVENIERTVEFYVDKLGFRLRRRAEGFADFHGEGVTLAAWEIEHISQHTGVSKLRSPRHAHKVCVAVKLDAPGEIDRLYSDLTAKGVPFHGPPEDYVWNARCAYFTDPDDTLWELYAWLDGDPGDYHDEQP
- a CDS encoding ABC transporter substrate-binding protein, with the protein product MNRRSFIKSGIAAVAAASAGMQLVLTPGAKAAGKVVIQYDWLMSNGQIGDIAAVANGYFRDAGLEVEFSPGGPNAATVPPVISGAAQLGQFSETPQLFAARASGVPVKIIACGFRTGPYAFTSKPAKPIRGVADLKGKKIGIQPTARFVIDEILAKNGIDPSEVTVVNVGFDKAPLVRGDVDAIGGWITNTQALSVVGDDRIDLLVRDLGLNSYADVYFATDAAIEKDPDTLAKFIGAVAKGWGWVHANPQEAVKKMVAAYPEMDLGWEEKTVNLVLKLSFDAATAKDGWGTFDPASIEEQLALLDKVGQYPNGRPAAADVYTTKILELSAADRPKLDAPAA
- a CDS encoding ABC transporter ATP-binding protein; this translates as MANAIETRGLDVGYGGRQAAVKVLSGLDLNVEARSFLSILGPSGCGKSTLLRVIADLLDPLGGTINVLGDTPHAVRSRRDVGFVFQDSTLLPWRTVRDNVRLPLGVGQGSLTRSIEDRSDELLDLMGLAGFGERLPHQLSGGQRQRVAIARALLGQPKLLLMDEPFGALDEITRDRLNDELLNLWRRTGTTILFVTHSIAEAAYLGERVIVLAANPGRVVKDMDMRPLKQDGNRCSRESPAIVAAMAELRTALEHAS
- a CDS encoding ABC transporter permease translates to MRPAPLTPQLAVALPIFGAASILLTWQYLLPLLGVPAYIVPTPTAIFGVFQKSLPLFLGNLWPTLIEALAGFVIGNLAGVLLAVLFVHSRILQAAYFPIVLFFNTIPILALSPIIILIFGLGMTPKIVIAAVICFFPTLVNMIRGLDSASDNEHELFRVLSATRWEIFWSLRLPRALPMLFSSLRIASATAVIGAIVGEWIGSDKGLGALIIQASFNYQSDRLYAAIVLSSSLSIALFAIVVLVERRVIKY
- the uxuA gene encoding mannonate dehydratase, with amino-acid sequence MEQCWRWYGPDDPVTLDHVRQAAATGIVSALHNIYDGRAWPLADILERKRIIEAAGLTWSVVESIPVHNSIKIGSTERQRYAGFYRDTIRALAKAGISTICYNFMPVVDWTRTDLAFRLPTTGYALRFDAIDFAAYDLFVLKRRDAEASYSPARVAEAEARLKALSDEQIDKIERNLIAGLPATERKYNRDTMREALADYDTIGPVELRANLAWFLKEIIPVAEEVGARMCIHPDDPPFSLFGLPRVVSTAEDARFILETVDSPANGLTFCTGSYGVRADNDLVAMIEEFAPKIHFAHLRNVTREDDGSFFEAEHLEGSTDMASVILALMKEEGRRRREGRPDWRIPMRPDHGHLLADDIGKTRINPGYSLIGRLKGLAELRGIMRAVDRFGLA
- a CDS encoding SDR family NAD(P)-dependent oxidoreductase, which codes for MKDFDGKIALVTGTTGIGLASARRLAAGGAAIIACGIDANANAAMQAELDRSGARALVVTADVSVPDQVAEAIAAGVERFGGLDVIVNSAAVHPYGTATSTDFETWNRAMSVNVGSIYLTAHFGIPEMIKRGGGAIVNLASVQGHACQQNVAAYATTKGAIHTLTRSLALDYARHGIRVNSVSPGSIRTPILEKAARGDSGTDADIEAAYKRFGEAHPLGRIGEPEEVAELIAFLCSSKAGFCTGADYKIDGGLTAGIGVK
- the rbsK gene encoding ribokinase; this translates as MAAGKPVVILGVFVADTAYRAARQPRMGETILGTSFTLGPGGKGSNQAVAAGRLGADITFLTRLGVDPFADMARQTWSKAGVKSAVIDTPESYTGAAYIFIEETTGNNAIIVSPGAAMLISPADIDAHAGLIGSAGVFVTQLEQPIDAALRALEIARGAGVTTILNPAPAAKLPDRIYTLCDYVTPNETEAEELTGIKVSSIDDARRAADSLLGKGVGAVIVTLGEKGALLHTASRSDHVPVVNAGPVVETTGAGDAFNGGLAAALARGVEPLQAMRFACAVAGISVTRPGTAPSMPTLQEVEALLAKA
- a CDS encoding RbsD/FucU family protein; amino-acid sequence: MLKGINPLLNADVLQALRAMGHGDDLIIADTNFPADSVARQTVLGKLLHIDAPAADVVKAVLSLYPLDSFVDDAAARMEIVGNPDEIPPVQKEVQKQIDAAEGKAWPMISVERYAFYERAKKAYCVIQTGERRFYGCFAFRKGVVPPDAE
- a CDS encoding ABC transporter ATP-binding protein, which codes for MAQVAISNVAKAFGTVKVLHDVSVDIADGQFVVLVGPSGCGKSTLLRMVAGLETVSGGTIAIGDRVVNHLPPAKRDIAMVFQNYALYPHKTVEQNMAFALKLRKTDPAVVAERVKRAADILDLAPYLKRYPRQLSGGQRQRVAMGRAIVRNPQVFLFDEPLSNLDAKLRVQMRTEIKELHQRLKTTTIYVTHDQIEAMTMADKIVVMRDGRIEQVGAPLELFDRPANLFVAGFIGSPSMNLLKGVVRKGDKPVVEIAGTPFPIAANSKVEDGRNVVYGVRPEHLEIHPDGVPAKISVVEPTGSETLVFLRFGEGEMVALFRERHDFKPGDTLHLKPRLDQVHLFDAETGNRL